One part of the Saprospiraceae bacterium genome encodes these proteins:
- a CDS encoding ABC transporter ATP-binding protein → MSQEYIIEASGLTKQFGDFVAVDHINFSVIKGEIFGFLGANGAGKTTAIRMLSGLSKPTSGAARVIGFDVYKDAEKIKKNIGYMSQRFSLYEDLTILENMRFYGGIYGMSNAEIKNKTQEILSLFQLESEKNQLVKSLPLGWKQKLAFSISIFHNPPLVFLDEPTGGVDPITRREFWELIMESASRGTTIFVTTHYMDEAEYCNRLTIMVDGKIEALGSPQELKQQQNANTMEAVFLGLARRAFRSEIQ, encoded by the coding sequence ATGAGCCAGGAATATATTATCGAAGCTTCTGGTCTAACAAAGCAATTTGGAGATTTTGTGGCAGTAGATCATATTAATTTTTCTGTAATAAAAGGAGAAATTTTCGGTTTTTTAGGAGCCAATGGAGCCGGTAAAACAACTGCAATCCGGATGCTTTCCGGACTTTCAAAGCCTACTTCTGGAGCAGCCCGGGTGATTGGTTTTGATGTTTATAAGGATGCTGAAAAGATTAAAAAGAATATTGGATATATGAGTCAAAGGTTTTCATTATATGAAGATTTAACCATACTTGAAAACATGCGATTTTATGGAGGTATTTATGGTATGTCCAATGCTGAAATAAAGAATAAAACACAAGAAATATTAAGTTTATTTCAATTGGAATCTGAAAAGAATCAGTTGGTGAAATCTTTGCCATTAGGATGGAAACAAAAGTTAGCATTTAGCATTTCCATTTTTCATAATCCACCCCTTGTTTTTTTAGATGAACCTACTGGTGGAGTTGATCCAATTACCAGGAGAGAATTTTGGGAATTAATTATGGAATCTGCTTCGAGAGGCACCACCATATTTGTGACTACACATTATATGGATGAAGCAGAGTATTGTAATCGATTGACGATTATGGTAGATGGTAAAATAGAAGCATTAGGCTCCCCACAAGAGTTAAAGCAACAACAGAATGCAAACACAATGGAAGCTGTATTTTTAGGTTTGGCAAGGCGAGCATTTCGAAGTGAAATTCAATAA
- a CDS encoding ABC transporter ATP-binding protein, which produces MTAIEISQLSKSYLNKKQKTIALNDINLAVQKAEIFGLIGPDGAGKTSLIRILTTLILADSGTAFVDGLNVVHDFELIRKRIGYMPGRFSLYQDLTVEENLQFFASVFSTSMEENYHLIKDIYEQIEPFKDRRAGKLSGGMKQKLALSCALIHKPTILFLDEPTTGVDAVSRKEFWDMLKALQKQGITIFVSTPYMDEASLCDRIALIQHGHILKINTPKQIQLDFTGQLWSIHSDQMYQLLSDLKNWEWVQSSFAFGDSCHVIFKTSDDMETHCVKYLEGKSHTNLKVLRIHPGIEDCFIQLMKST; this is translated from the coding sequence ATGACAGCCATTGAGATCTCCCAATTATCAAAATCATATCTGAATAAAAAGCAGAAGACCATTGCATTAAACGATATTAATTTGGCAGTTCAAAAGGCAGAAATTTTTGGACTTATTGGTCCAGATGGTGCTGGTAAAACTAGTTTGATAAGAATTTTAACAACACTTATTTTGGCAGATTCTGGAACTGCATTTGTAGATGGATTAAATGTAGTTCATGATTTTGAATTAATTCGAAAGAGAATAGGCTATATGCCGGGCAGATTTTCTTTGTATCAGGATCTCACAGTCGAAGAAAATCTTCAATTTTTTGCTTCCGTGTTTAGTACCTCAATGGAGGAGAATTATCATTTAATCAAGGATATTTATGAGCAAATTGAACCATTTAAAGATAGAAGGGCAGGAAAGTTATCCGGTGGAATGAAACAAAAGCTAGCCCTTTCTTGTGCCTTAATTCATAAACCAACCATACTGTTTTTAGATGAGCCGACAACAGGTGTTGATGCCGTTTCACGCAAAGAATTTTGGGATATGTTAAAAGCATTACAGAAACAGGGTATTACAATTTTTGTTTCTACTCCTTATATGGATGAAGCTTCTTTATGTGATCGAATCGCTTTAATTCAACATGGGCATATTTTAAAAATAAATACTCCAAAACAAATTCAATTAGATTTTACCGGACAATTATGGAGCATACATTCGGATCAAATGTATCAATTATTGAGTGACTTAAAAAATTGGGAATGGGTTCAATCTTCATTTGCATTTGGGGATAGTTGCCATGTTATTTTTAAGACATCTGATGACATGGAAACGCATTGTGTAAAGTATTTGGAAGGTAAATCGCATACCAATCTTAAAGTATTGCGAATTCATCCAGGAATTGAAGATTGTTTTATTCAATTAATGAAATCAACATGA
- a CDS encoding urocanate hydratase — MFKTQIEIGIPNELPMHPGIDPTVPHAPKRIIDTILNTDEKKLAIRNSLRYFPAKQHPILAAEFKQELNEFGRIYMHRFRPDYEMFARPLQEYPYKSKQAAAIMLMIQNNLDPNIAKYPHELITYGGNGSVFQNWAQYLLTMKYLSQMNDHQTLVLYSGHPMGLFPSNPAAPRVVITNGMMIPNYSKKDDWNKYNALGVTQYGQMTAGSFMYIGPQGIVHGTTITLLNAGRKINKGSDSLSGQLFITSGLGGMSGAQAIAAVITGATCILAEVDQDAIEQRLTDGYIHREHIFTDLKELFKIATQYDDTTKGIALVYAGNIVDLWEYAAQQNIYIHLGSDQTSLHNIDDLGYCPVGYSFLEAKELLVQDKKKFMLEVRATIRRHVNAINKLNERGMYFWDYGNAFLKEAGESDADIWKDKPNGTYKYASYVEDIMGPLCFDYGFGPFRWVCTSGSLEDLNKTDEIATRVIEQLIPNSEGNTKSQYQDNLKWIQNASKNLPIVGSKSRILYADAIGRVEIASAFNKAIKNGTLEGTVVLGRDHHDVSGTDSPYRETANIYDGSKFTADMAIQNVIGDSFRGATWVSIHNGGGVGWGEVINGGFGMVLDGTEESEIKLQSMLSWDVNNGVARRAWARNEGAIMSIEKAMQADPLLHITLASLVEDSIIEKLFIE; from the coding sequence ATGTTTAAAACTCAAATTGAAATCGGCATTCCAAATGAATTACCAATGCATCCAGGTATTGACCCAACTGTGCCGCATGCTCCAAAGCGAATTATTGATACGATCTTAAATACAGATGAAAAAAAGTTAGCGATACGCAATAGCCTTCGATATTTTCCTGCAAAACAGCATCCTATTTTAGCAGCGGAATTTAAACAGGAATTAAATGAATTTGGTAGAATTTATATGCACCGATTTCGACCTGATTATGAGATGTTTGCTCGTCCATTACAGGAATATCCATACAAGTCAAAACAAGCTGCAGCCATCATGTTGATGATTCAAAATAATTTGGATCCTAACATTGCAAAGTATCCACATGAATTAATAACATATGGCGGGAATGGTTCTGTGTTTCAAAACTGGGCACAGTATTTATTAACTATGAAATACCTCAGCCAGATGAATGATCATCAAACCTTAGTTTTGTATTCCGGACATCCGATGGGATTATTTCCATCCAATCCTGCTGCACCAAGAGTCGTTATTACAAATGGTATGATGATTCCAAATTACAGTAAAAAAGACGATTGGAATAAATATAATGCTTTAGGGGTTACACAATATGGGCAAATGACTGCTGGATCGTTTATGTATATTGGACCTCAAGGAATTGTTCATGGTACCACGATTACATTACTGAATGCCGGTAGAAAAATAAATAAAGGTTCAGATAGTTTAAGTGGACAACTATTTATAACTTCTGGATTGGGGGGTATGTCTGGAGCTCAGGCAATTGCTGCTGTGATTACTGGTGCTACGTGTATTTTAGCTGAAGTCGACCAGGATGCAATTGAACAACGATTAACAGATGGATATATTCATAGAGAACATATTTTTACTGACTTAAAGGAATTATTTAAGATTGCAACACAGTATGATGATACCACAAAAGGTATCGCATTGGTATATGCAGGCAATATAGTCGATCTGTGGGAATATGCTGCACAACAGAATATCTACATTCATTTGGGTTCAGATCAAACATCATTGCATAATATCGATGATCTTGGGTATTGTCCTGTAGGTTACAGCTTCTTGGAAGCCAAAGAATTGTTAGTACAAGACAAAAAGAAATTTATGCTTGAAGTAAGAGCCACGATCAGACGTCACGTGAATGCCATAAATAAATTGAATGAACGCGGTATGTATTTTTGGGATTATGGGAATGCTTTTTTAAAAGAAGCAGGTGAATCGGATGCTGATATATGGAAAGATAAACCGAATGGAACCTATAAATATGCATCTTATGTAGAAGACATTATGGGGCCTTTATGCTTTGATTATGGCTTTGGCCCATTTCGTTGGGTTTGTACTTCGGGATCATTAGAAGATCTTAATAAAACAGATGAAATTGCAACAAGAGTTATTGAACAATTAATTCCAAATTCAGAGGGAAATACAAAATCACAGTATCAGGATAATTTAAAATGGATCCAAAATGCCTCCAAAAATTTACCGATCGTTGGGAGTAAATCCAGAATTTTATACGCAGATGCAATCGGACGTGTAGAAATTGCATCCGCGTTTAATAAAGCTATAAAAAACGGAACGTTAGAAGGAACTGTTGTATTAGGAAGAGACCATCATGATGTTTCAGGTACAGACTCACCATATCGGGAAACTGCAAATATCTATGATGGTTCGAAGTTTACAGCAGATATGGCAATTCAAAATGTAATTGGTGATAGTTTTAGAGGCGCTACCTGGGTATCAATTCATAATGGTGGTGGCGTTGGTTGGGGTGAAGTGATCAATGGGGGCTTTGGAATGGTTTTAGATGGAACTGAAGAATCTGAAATAAAACTCCAGAGTATGCTCTCCTGGGATGTAAATAATGGAGTCGCACGCAGAGCCTGGGCACGCAATGAAGGTGCCATTATGAGCATTGAGAAGGCTATGCAAGCAGATCCTTTACTACATATTACTTTAGCCTCTTTGGTTGAAGATTCCATCATAGAGAAGCTTTTTATTGAATAA
- a CDS encoding glycoside hydrolase family 2 protein produces the protein MKSYLTLSITCFISFTSLFGQMQIALTKNWFYTQADTIQWQACTIPGNTYTALLENQKIPNPFYGDNEKNIQWVSEKNWLFKTKFDIDSKYLKQDNIHLECPGLDTDCSLYLNNQYLGKANNAFRHWTFDVKQLLNVGENELLIQFNSASKLADSLYALLETKLPGEKRVVLRKPQFHFGWDFGPVLMSSGITDAIYLNAWNSVKLKASSIHTITANDTIAMLRMNLALFIQDTLSELDARLHMNGQILSFPIQKVYGQQQVSFDFTLENPKLWWPNGTGEQNLYPCKIEILKNETIVAEKSFKTGIRTITLIHEPDRYGKSFYFLINGKKIFCKGANYIPPDILYTQTLDPVSIIKTAVESNFNMLRIWGGGRYESDSFYQTCDENGILIWQDFMYACGMYPGDSSFLLNASIEAEEQVQRLSQFACIALWCGNNENNEGWHRWGWQFLISNENKERIWNDYQKLFNAILPNTVRKYSNLNSYWESSPLFGRGDDKFISEGDAHDWGLWHDEMPFEKLEDRIPRFMSEFGFQSLPAISTIKQFASENELDLDSHSLRNHQKHPRGNKLINQYINRDFPEAKNFESLIYLNQITQAEGICKIIRAHRKAKPYCMGSLYWQFNDCWPGISWSGRDYFGKWKALQHEVKNAFRPILFTANANEMDLTIHAVSDFLEPTNVELEILIQDFTGNVLKSEKWNGTIEENSSLELLKIPFNFKKLDIRETHYILLKWKYKNQWNSQCYFLDKFNKLKLNDPEIAIDTIEKTTNGFFITLKSKQLAKSVYIYEDATSSFFPNYFDLNPGEFKKIHCITNQNNLNNTDLKMISLFNFINN, from the coding sequence ATGAAATCGTATCTAACACTTTCTATTACCTGTTTCATTAGTTTTACAAGTCTTTTTGGTCAAATGCAAATTGCCCTAACAAAAAACTGGTTTTACACACAAGCAGATACCATACAATGGCAGGCTTGCACTATTCCTGGAAACACCTACACTGCCCTCTTAGAAAATCAAAAAATACCAAATCCATTCTATGGTGACAATGAAAAAAATATCCAGTGGGTTAGTGAAAAAAATTGGCTGTTTAAAACAAAATTCGATATTGATTCAAAGTATTTGAAACAAGACAACATTCATTTGGAATGTCCAGGTTTAGATACTGATTGCTCGCTCTATCTTAACAACCAATATCTTGGGAAAGCAAACAATGCATTCCGGCATTGGACATTTGATGTTAAACAGCTTTTAAATGTTGGAGAAAATGAATTGTTAATTCAATTTAATTCAGCATCAAAGCTTGCGGATTCACTTTATGCTTTGCTAGAAACAAAGCTTCCGGGAGAAAAAAGAGTTGTCTTAAGAAAACCACAATTTCACTTTGGTTGGGATTTCGGACCCGTTTTAATGAGCAGCGGAATCACCGATGCTATCTATTTAAATGCATGGAATTCTGTAAAATTAAAAGCGAGCTCAATACATACAATTACAGCAAATGATACCATCGCCATGTTGCGAATGAATCTGGCTTTATTTATACAGGATACTTTGTCTGAATTGGATGCGCGCTTACATATGAATGGTCAGATATTAAGTTTTCCAATTCAGAAAGTCTATGGTCAACAACAGGTATCTTTTGATTTTACTTTAGAGAATCCAAAACTATGGTGGCCAAATGGAACAGGTGAACAAAATTTGTATCCATGTAAAATTGAAATTTTAAAAAATGAAACGATTGTAGCAGAAAAATCATTTAAAACAGGAATTCGAACAATTACTTTAATTCACGAACCAGATCGTTATGGTAAATCCTTTTATTTTTTAATAAATGGAAAAAAGATATTTTGCAAAGGAGCAAATTATATACCACCGGACATATTATATACTCAAACGCTGGATCCAGTTTCCATTATTAAAACCGCGGTTGAATCCAATTTTAATATGCTTCGAATTTGGGGAGGTGGGCGATATGAAAGCGATTCCTTCTATCAAACCTGTGATGAAAATGGCATCTTGATTTGGCAAGATTTTATGTACGCATGTGGAATGTATCCAGGCGATTCAAGTTTTCTGTTAAATGCTTCTATAGAAGCAGAAGAACAAGTACAACGGCTTTCCCAATTTGCCTGTATTGCACTTTGGTGTGGGAATAATGAAAACAATGAAGGTTGGCATAGATGGGGTTGGCAATTTCTTATTTCAAATGAAAATAAAGAAAGAATTTGGAATGATTATCAGAAATTGTTTAATGCTATTCTACCAAATACAGTCCGGAAATATAGCAATTTAAATAGTTATTGGGAATCCTCCCCTTTGTTTGGCAGAGGCGATGATAAATTTATTTCAGAAGGAGATGCACATGATTGGGGTCTTTGGCATGATGAAATGCCATTTGAAAAATTGGAAGATCGAATTCCACGCTTTATGAGCGAATTTGGTTTTCAATCCTTACCTGCAATTTCAACCATTAAACAATTTGCTTCAGAAAATGAATTAGATCTTGATTCTCACTCTTTGCGCAATCACCAAAAACATCCAAGAGGAAATAAATTAATCAATCAATATATCAATAGAGATTTTCCGGAAGCGAAAAATTTTGAATCGCTTATCTACCTTAACCAAATCACGCAAGCAGAAGGAATTTGTAAAATTATACGTGCTCACCGCAAGGCAAAGCCTTACTGCATGGGTAGTTTATACTGGCAGTTTAATGATTGTTGGCCTGGAATATCCTGGTCTGGAAGAGATTATTTCGGTAAATGGAAAGCATTGCAACACGAAGTTAAAAATGCATTTCGTCCAATACTTTTTACAGCGAATGCAAATGAAATGGATTTAACCATTCATGCTGTTTCCGATTTTCTAGAACCTACAAATGTTGAATTGGAAATCCTAATACAAGATTTTACAGGGAATGTTTTGAAATCTGAAAAATGGAATGGCACAATCGAAGAAAATAGTTCTTTAGAACTTTTGAAAATTCCTTTCAATTTTAAAAAACTTGATATTCGTGAAACGCATTACATACTCCTTAAATGGAAATACAAAAATCAATGGAATAGTCAATGTTATTTTTTGGATAAATTCAATAAATTAAAATTAAATGACCCGGAAATTGCAATAGACACTATTGAAAAAACAACAAATGGATTTTTTATAACTTTGAAAAGCAAACAACTAGCAAAAAGTGTTTATATATATGAAGATGCAACATCCTCCTTTTTCCCAAATTATTTTGACTTGAATCCCGGTGAATTTAAAAAGATCCATTGCATAACAAATCAAAATAATTTAAACAACACAGACTTAAAAATGATATCGCTCTTTAACTTTATTAATAATTAA
- a CDS encoding CBS domain-containing protein: MMNETVATIMVREVITVSPDDSLQKVKELLINNRIHHVPVVEKDGKLVGIVTTYDLFKLGVDHKDYPNTRVANVMTKILATVESTDKVGTAAEVFMEHLFHALPVVEEGKLIGIVTSFDVLRYEYHKEYPKRY; encoded by the coding sequence ATGATGAATGAAACAGTAGCAACTATTATGGTTCGGGAAGTAATCACTGTCTCTCCTGATGATAGTTTGCAAAAAGTTAAAGAATTATTGATCAATAACCGGATTCACCATGTACCTGTTGTAGAAAAAGATGGTAAATTAGTTGGAATTGTTACTACCTATGACTTATTTAAGTTAGGTGTAGACCATAAAGATTATCCTAACACCAGAGTTGCAAATGTAATGACCAAGATTTTAGCAACTGTTGAATCAACCGACAAAGTTGGTACTGCTGCTGAAGTGTTTATGGAACATTTATTTCATGCTTTGCCAGTAGTTGAAGAAGGAAAATTAATTGGTATCGTGACATCCTTTGATGTTTTACGATATGAATACCACAAAGAATATCCAAAAAGATATTAA
- a CDS encoding efflux RND transporter periplasmic adaptor subunit → MNIRDFIIFSLAFCFLTFSCKRNGFKYDASGVFESDEIIVSAEVTGRILNLNIEEGSLIKKDSVVGNIDPMQYTLQKEQLESSIKAVESKSIPSLPQIRILESQVKAQQEQIRVFQLQLNSAKREKSRLEKLVKAEAAPGKQLDDANSQLDIISQQLKAAESQVLVTRQQIVSQRALIAAQNAGISSEEGPLEKRKEMAEDYLNKSKIINPLSGNILTIYMHAGEVVTPGKAIYKIADLSKLNLRAYINGSQLSKVKLNQEVSLHVEYGDDEDKEYKGQIIWISDQAEFTPKTIQTKEERSNLVYAIKIKVVNDGFLKLGMYGEVQF, encoded by the coding sequence ATGAACATAAGAGATTTTATTATTTTTAGTTTGGCCTTCTGTTTTCTAACGTTTTCATGTAAGCGAAATGGTTTTAAGTATGATGCCAGTGGAGTATTTGAATCTGATGAAATTATAGTATCTGCTGAAGTAACAGGTAGAATTTTGAATTTGAATATCGAAGAAGGCTCCTTGATAAAAAAGGATTCTGTTGTTGGGAACATTGATCCAATGCAATACACTTTACAAAAGGAGCAATTAGAATCTTCGATTAAAGCAGTGGAATCTAAATCAATACCAAGTTTACCCCAGATTAGAATTCTGGAATCACAAGTGAAAGCACAACAGGAACAGATCCGTGTATTCCAGTTGCAATTAAATAGCGCAAAACGGGAAAAAAGTCGATTGGAAAAGCTGGTTAAGGCAGAAGCAGCACCAGGTAAGCAATTAGATGATGCCAATTCTCAGCTTGACATCATTAGCCAGCAACTTAAAGCTGCCGAAAGTCAGGTATTAGTGACCAGGCAACAAATCGTTTCTCAAAGAGCCTTAATTGCTGCTCAGAATGCAGGCATATCCAGTGAAGAGGGGCCCCTTGAGAAGCGAAAAGAAATGGCAGAAGATTATTTAAACAAGTCGAAAATTATAAATCCATTAAGTGGAAATATATTGACTATTTATATGCATGCGGGAGAGGTGGTCACTCCTGGAAAGGCGATTTACAAAATTGCTGATTTAAGTAAGTTGAATTTGCGTGCATACATTAATGGTAGCCAGTTAAGTAAAGTTAAGTTGAATCAAGAAGTTAGCTTACATGTAGAATATGGGGATGATGAAGATAAAGAATACAAAGGACAGATCATTTGGATCAGTGATCAAGCGGAATTCACCCCTAAAACTATACAAACTAAAGAAGAACGCTCAAATCTTGTCTATGCTATTAAAATAAAAGTTGTGAATGATGGTTTTTTGAAGTTGGGCATGTATGGAGAAGTGCAATTCTAA
- a CDS encoding ABC transporter permease has translation MKQFLIFVKKEWLHILRDRRTLFILFGMPVAQILIFGFALSNEVKNSKIAILDHSNDAVSQYLIQKIEASNYFEIVENLDSDLEIDAVFKKGNVRLVLVFEPAFSEKLLNQHEASIQLISDASDPNVGTTLVNYCSSIINDYQNELLGTTKLPLRIKAEVRMIYNPQLKAAYNFVPGVMAMVLLLICSLMTSVAIVREKELGTMEILLVSPIKPALVIISKTIPYLILSFINICSILLLSYFVLDVPIKGSLVLLLGESTLFIITSLALGMFVSSVTTTQTAAMFGTLVGLFMPTLMFSGFMFPVDNMPVPLQLISNILPSKWFFYIVKSVMIKGLGFYAVWKETLILIGITVFMFVVSIRNFDKRLVL, from the coding sequence ATGAAGCAGTTTTTAATTTTTGTCAAGAAAGAATGGTTGCATATCCTGAGAGATAGGCGCACCTTATTTATTTTATTTGGAATGCCTGTTGCTCAAATATTGATTTTCGGATTTGCACTTTCGAATGAAGTAAAAAATTCAAAAATTGCTATATTAGATCATTCAAACGATGCAGTAAGTCAGTATTTGATACAGAAGATAGAAGCTAGCAATTATTTTGAAATTGTTGAGAATTTAGATTCTGATCTTGAAATTGATGCAGTGTTTAAAAAAGGGAACGTTCGATTGGTGCTTGTCTTTGAACCTGCATTTTCAGAAAAGTTATTAAATCAGCATGAAGCAAGCATCCAGCTCATTTCAGATGCCTCAGATCCTAATGTTGGAACGACTCTTGTAAATTATTGTTCTTCTATTATTAATGATTATCAGAATGAATTACTCGGTACAACGAAACTTCCTTTGCGAATAAAAGCAGAAGTGCGTATGATTTATAATCCGCAATTAAAGGCAGCCTATAATTTTGTACCTGGTGTGATGGCGATGGTGTTATTATTGATTTGTTCACTTATGACTTCAGTTGCAATCGTACGGGAAAAAGAATTAGGTACTATGGAAATACTTTTAGTTTCACCTATTAAGCCTGCTTTAGTTATTATATCGAAAACAATTCCTTATTTAATTTTATCATTTATTAATATTTGCAGTATTTTATTACTTAGTTATTTTGTTTTAGACGTTCCAATTAAAGGCAGTCTTGTTTTGTTATTGGGGGAGAGCACATTATTTATTATCACTTCACTCGCGCTTGGAATGTTTGTATCTTCTGTAACGACTACTCAAACCGCTGCAATGTTTGGTACTTTGGTAGGTTTGTTTATGCCTACCCTCATGTTTAGTGGGTTTATGTTTCCAGTAGATAACATGCCGGTACCCTTGCAATTAATTTCAAATATTTTACCATCCAAATGGTTTTTTTATATTGTTAAATCAGTGATGATAAAGGGATTAGGGTTTTACGCTGTTTGGAAGGAAACCCTTATATTAATTGGCATTACCGTTTTTATGTTTGTTGTGAGTATTCGAAATTTTGATAAACGCCTGGTCTTATAG
- a CDS encoding ABC transporter permease, with protein MRTIYFIIQKEFSQFFRDKANIQMLLIMPIIQLILLPMAANYEVKNIQLFIIDFDHSSYSSQMIQKITSSGYIQLAGIGHSYKSGMEALDKDKADILLEIPVGFEKTLIREDEITISASVNAVNGQRASLGAQYLLTILKDFNQEIRTKWVQFPKFKPVPIIQIDHSYWYNPFMNYKQFMVPGILVILLTMIGANMSALNLVKEKEIGTIEQINVSPIRKHHFIIGKLIPFWILGQVVLSIGLMVAWLVYGIIPVGHISLIYLFSSVYLLAILGLGLLISTIAHTQQQAMLISFFIMMIFVLLSGLYTSIDSMPKWAQFITKLNPIAYFVQVMRMVIMKGSGFKDILPHLLSVLGMAIVLIPWAVWNYRKKS; from the coding sequence ATGCGAACCATTTATTTTATCATACAAAAAGAATTTAGTCAGTTTTTTCGGGACAAAGCAAATATTCAGATGCTCTTAATAATGCCGATCATTCAATTGATCTTATTACCCATGGCAGCAAATTATGAAGTAAAGAATATACAATTATTTATTATAGATTTTGATCATTCCAGCTATAGCAGTCAAATGATTCAAAAAATCACTTCGAGTGGTTATATTCAATTGGCGGGAATAGGACATTCTTATAAATCAGGAATGGAGGCATTAGATAAAGATAAGGCTGATATCCTATTGGAAATTCCAGTAGGATTTGAAAAGACATTAATCCGTGAAGATGAAATCACAATTTCAGCTTCTGTAAATGCGGTGAATGGTCAACGTGCCAGCTTAGGGGCGCAATACTTATTGACAATTCTAAAAGATTTTAATCAAGAAATAAGAACAAAATGGGTTCAGTTTCCAAAATTTAAACCAGTACCAATAATCCAAATTGATCATTCGTATTGGTACAATCCTTTTATGAATTATAAACAATTTATGGTACCTGGTATTTTGGTTATTCTTCTTACCATGATTGGAGCTAATATGTCGGCTTTAAATCTTGTAAAAGAAAAGGAAATAGGTACCATCGAACAGATTAATGTTTCTCCGATTCGGAAGCACCATTTTATTATTGGAAAACTGATTCCTTTTTGGATTTTAGGACAGGTTGTTTTATCTATAGGTTTAATGGTAGCTTGGTTAGTATATGGTATCATTCCGGTAGGCCATATAAGTTTGATTTATTTGTTTTCATCCGTATATTTACTTGCAATTCTTGGTTTGGGTTTATTGATTTCTACGATTGCCCATACGCAACAACAAGCCATGTTGATTTCATTTTTCATTATGATGATTTTTGTTTTATTGAGTGGATTATACACGTCTATAGACAGTATGCCTAAATGGGCGCAATTCATAACGAAGTTAAATCCGATTGCATATTTTGTGCAAGTGATGCGAATGGTTATTATGAAGGGTAGCGGATTTAAGGATATTTTACCTCATCTTTTATCGGTATTGGGTATGGCCATCGTATTAATACCATGGGCGGTTTGGAATTACAGGAAGAAAAGTTAA